The DNA window AAATTTGAATTTGTAAAATCCAAAGCGAATGGGGCTTATGTCAATACCGGTTACAGGGTAATCAGGCTTATGCCATAACCCTGATAATAGCATTGGAGAATATTGTTAACATTATAATTATATTTGCATAATATTTTAAATCAATACATGAAAGCACTTGTATTTCCTGGGCAGGGTTCTCAATTCGTGGGAATGGGAAAAGAATTATATGATTCTCGAAAAGACATAAAGGATTTGATGGAATCTGCCAATGAAATTTTAGGTTTCGACATCCTTTCCATTATGTTTAACGGGACGGATGAAGATCTTAAAAGAACAGAGGTTACACAGCCTTCTATTTTTATCCATTCAGTTGCTGCGCTTAAGGCAGTTAACGGCTTGGGAGCTGAAATGGTAGCAGGACACTCTTTAGGGGAGTTCTCCGCACTGGTAGCCAACGGTGTTTTATCTTTTGATGACGGATTGAGGCTGGTATCGGAAAGGGCAAAAGCAATGCAGGATGCCTGCAATGCCAATCCGAGTTCCATGGCCGCTATCCTCGGGCTGGAAGATGCCAAAGTAGAAGAAATTTGCAGCCAGATCGAAGGGATCGTGGTACCGGCAAACTATAACTGCCCCGGACAGCTGGTTATCTCCGGCGAAACATCAGCAGTAGAAGAGGCTTGTGAGAAACTTAAGGAAGCAGGAGCCAAAAGAGCTTTGCTGTTACCGGTAAACGGGGCATTCCATTCGCCGCTTATGCAGCCTGCACAGGAGAAACTGTCTGCAGCGATCGAGAAAACAAAATTCAGAAAGCCTACTATTCCTGTGTATCAGAATATCACTACTACAGCGGTAACCAATCCTGAAGAAATCAAACAAAACCTTATTGCACAGCTTACAGGACCTGTAAAATGGACCCAATCTGTTCAGAACATGATCAAAGACGGAGCCTCTCAGTTTGTGGAAGTAGGTCCTGGAAAAACCCTTCAGGGTCTTATAAAAAAAATTGACAGTTCTGTGAATATGGCTTCTGCAATTTAATCTTATACCCATACCATGAGCAGGATATTTTCACCGGGAAAGCTGATGCTGACTTCAGAATATTTTGCCCTTGATGGAGCTCTTGTCCTGGCCGTACCTACGAAGCTTGGACAAGAGTTTTTTTTTGAAGTAATAGGAGATTGTGAAAGCATGGTTTTCTGGGAAGCACTTCATCAGGGCAATACATGGCTGAAAGCAGTTATTGATTACAAAAACTGGGATATTGCGGAAACCAATATTCCTTCCGCTGCAGAATTCGTCCTGAACACATTAAAGAATGTACAGCAGCTTTCCTCTACCCGATTGAGCGGGGATTCTTCCTATCATATAAAGACCAACCTTCAGTTTCCTTCAGATTATGGCCTCGGCAGCAGTTCAACGTTAATGAATAACCTTGCCGAATGGGCTGCCATCGATCCTTTCCGGTTGAATACCCTAAGCCTGGGTGGAAGCGGTTATGATATTGCCGTGGCAAAAGAGAAATCTGCCGTTCTGTATCAAAGTGTGCCTGAGATAAAATATGATAAGGTGATATTTAATCCGGTATTCAAAGATGATCTCATTTTTATCCACCTGAACCAGAAGCAGGACAGCCGCGAAGCGATCCGCCTGTACCGTTCAAAAATAAAGTCTCCTGAACTTGTCAATGAATTTTCAGATTTGACAAAGAAAATTTTGTTATGCAGAGAATTGGAAAATTTTTCCAGCTTAATGTTGATTCATGAACAAAAAATATCAGATTTCCTTGAAATTCCCACAGTTAAAGAGCGCTTTTTCTCTGATTGTCCGGTATTTGTAAAAAGTCTGGGAGCCTGGGGAGGCGATTTTGTCATGAGCGCAAAATTTGACGGCTTTGAGGACTATTTTTGGGGAAAAGGTTTCACATCCGTTTTTAATTGGAGTGACTTAATTGGCTGAAATTCATAATTTTATAAACCTGTTTTTTTATTTGCCATTCTGACATATATCATTATATTTAAACCATCTTTAACAATTAGTTAATATTAATTTTGTCAGTACCCAAAAAGAAACAGAAAATATAAGTACAATGAAAAACGCTAAAATCATCCGCGATTTAGAAAAATTAGGGATCAGGGGAGACTATGAACTGGTATATAATCCTTCTTATGAAGAGTTGTATCAGGCTGAAGTTTCTTCCGACAATCAGGGCTTTGAGAAGGCTGAACTTACGGAATCTGGTGCAGTATCAGTAAAAACAGGAATTTTCACAGGTCGTTCACCTAAAGACAGATACATTGTTCAGGATGATGTTACAAGAGATAC is part of the Chryseobacterium camelliae genome and encodes:
- the fabD gene encoding ACP S-malonyltransferase — translated: MKALVFPGQGSQFVGMGKELYDSRKDIKDLMESANEILGFDILSIMFNGTDEDLKRTEVTQPSIFIHSVAALKAVNGLGAEMVAGHSLGEFSALVANGVLSFDDGLRLVSERAKAMQDACNANPSSMAAILGLEDAKVEEICSQIEGIVVPANYNCPGQLVISGETSAVEEACEKLKEAGAKRALLLPVNGAFHSPLMQPAQEKLSAAIEKTKFRKPTIPVYQNITTTAVTNPEEIKQNLIAQLTGPVKWTQSVQNMIKDGASQFVEVGPGKTLQGLIKKIDSSVNMASAI
- a CDS encoding GYDIA family GHMP kinase, with the protein product MSRIFSPGKLMLTSEYFALDGALVLAVPTKLGQEFFFEVIGDCESMVFWEALHQGNTWLKAVIDYKNWDIAETNIPSAAEFVLNTLKNVQQLSSTRLSGDSSYHIKTNLQFPSDYGLGSSSTLMNNLAEWAAIDPFRLNTLSLGGSGYDIAVAKEKSAVLYQSVPEIKYDKVIFNPVFKDDLIFIHLNQKQDSREAIRLYRSKIKSPELVNEFSDLTKKILLCRELENFSSLMLIHEQKISDFLEIPTVKERFFSDCPVFVKSLGAWGGDFVMSAKFDGFEDYFWGKGFTSVFNWSDLIG